In one Oncorhynchus masou masou isolate Uvic2021 chromosome 23, UVic_Omas_1.1, whole genome shotgun sequence genomic region, the following are encoded:
- the LOC135509908 gene encoding uncharacterized protein LOC135509908 encodes MTVYLFMCLTLSPFLKFFLQQKMDTIQWISINNEVVGATDGFRQSPRAESPGRVPGQSPRAESTGRVHGQSPRAESPGRVPGQSPRAESPGRVPGQSPRAESPGRVPRQSPQAESTGRVPRQSPQAESTGRVHRQSPQAASGGHLHCTAFRGRGMWWIMKTRWRPGGEALLLSLRRWPAALHNVCLSNNDTVNPEAAEGKEDGALDQQQDGDHPRDSTR; translated from the exons ATGACCGTCTATCTTTTCATGTGTTTGACACTTTCTCCCTTTTTAAAATTCTTTCTACaacagaaaatggacacaattcaatggatatcGATCAACAACGAG GTTGTTGGTGCCACCGATGGCTTCAGGCAGAGTCCCCGGGCAGAGTCCCCGGGCAGAGTCCCCGGGCAGAGTCCCCGGGCAGAGTCCACGGGCAGAGTCCACGGGCAGAGTCCCCGGGCAGAGTCCCCGGGCAGAGTCCCCGGGCAGAGTCCCCGGGCAGAGTCCCCGGGCAGAGTCCCCGGGCAGAGTCCCCGGGCAGAGTCCCCAGGCAGAGTCCCCAGGCAGAGTCCACAGGCAGAGTCCACAGGCAGAGTCCCCAGGCAGAGTCCCCAGGCAGAGTCCACAGGCAGAGTCCACAGGCAGAGTCCACAGGCAGCCAGTGGAGGACACCTACATTGCACAGCATTCCGAGGCAGAGGAATGTGGTGGATAATGAAAACCCGCTGGCGCCCTGGAGGTGAAGCCCTACTTTTGTCCCTGAGGCGGTGGCCTGCTGCGCTGCACAACGTCTGCCTCAGCAACAACGACACTGTGAATCCTGAGGCCGCGGAGGGGAAGGAAGATGGAGCCCTGGACCAGCAGCAGGATGGGGACCACCCGCGGGACAGCACCCGCTAA